One part of the Alistipes onderdonkii genome encodes these proteins:
- a CDS encoding MFS transporter: MSAKQLNPAYDGMTDQQVKRFKYWEFRTMAMCIFGYALFYFVRKNLSIAMPYLNEEMGISKSDLGLFLTLHGLIYGLSKFFNGIWGDRSNARYFLVTGLVFCGICNLLFGFSSSVLALGIFWVLNGWFQGMGVPPCTRLMTHWIVPERLATKMSVWNTSHSIGAGLAIIFCGYVVSLNWGAWFDASSILSQHWRWCFLLPATIAILGAAVVWAFVRDTPSSVGLPELKTGKAAPADAKPHTKAEEKAEHKAFLRRKVFLNPTIWIIAVGNFFVYIVRFAVLDWGPTMLKEHLHMDISHAGWTVAAFEIAGIAGMLAAGWATDRFFGGRAPRTCVICMLMTALCLVGLYTLNEHTPLAVAIAILMSAGFFIYGPQALVGIAAANIATKRAAATAGGFCGLFGYGSTIVSGWGMGILVQYTDWSVALYTLVGMALVGTAVFAAAWKAKPNGYDD; encoded by the coding sequence ATGTCTGCAAAACAACTCAATCCGGCCTATGACGGCATGACCGACCAACAGGTCAAGCGTTTTAAATACTGGGAATTCCGCACCATGGCGATGTGCATCTTCGGCTATGCGCTCTTCTATTTCGTGCGCAAGAACCTGAGCATCGCCATGCCTTATCTCAACGAGGAGATGGGCATCTCGAAATCCGACCTCGGCCTGTTCCTCACGCTCCACGGACTGATCTACGGGCTCTCCAAATTCTTCAACGGCATCTGGGGCGACCGTAGCAACGCACGCTATTTCCTGGTGACGGGGCTCGTCTTCTGCGGCATCTGCAACCTGCTTTTCGGGTTCAGTTCGTCGGTGCTGGCGCTGGGTATCTTCTGGGTACTCAACGGCTGGTTCCAGGGCATGGGCGTCCCGCCCTGCACGCGGCTGATGACCCACTGGATCGTCCCCGAGCGGCTCGCCACCAAGATGTCGGTCTGGAACACCTCCCACTCGATCGGCGCCGGCCTGGCCATCATCTTCTGCGGCTATGTCGTCAGCCTGAACTGGGGCGCATGGTTCGACGCCTCGTCGATCCTCTCGCAGCACTGGCGCTGGTGTTTCCTGCTCCCGGCGACGATCGCCATCCTGGGCGCCGCCGTCGTCTGGGCTTTCGTGCGCGACACCCCCTCGTCGGTAGGGCTGCCCGAACTGAAGACCGGCAAGGCGGCCCCGGCCGACGCCAAACCGCATACCAAGGCCGAGGAAAAAGCCGAACACAAGGCGTTCCTGCGCCGCAAGGTCTTCCTGAACCCGACGATCTGGATCATCGCCGTGGGCAATTTCTTCGTCTACATCGTGCGCTTCGCCGTGCTGGACTGGGGGCCCACGATGCTCAAGGAGCACCTCCACATGGACATCAGCCACGCCGGATGGACGGTCGCGGCATTCGAAATCGCCGGCATCGCGGGTATGCTCGCCGCAGGCTGGGCCACCGACCGTTTCTTCGGCGGCCGCGCGCCCCGCACCTGCGTGATCTGCATGCTAATGACCGCGCTCTGCCTCGTGGGGCTCTATACCCTCAATGAACATACGCCGCTGGCCGTTGCCATCGCCATCCTGATGTCGGCCGGATTCTTCATCTACGGCCCGCAGGCACTCGTCGGCATCGCCGCGGCGAACATCGCCACCAAGCGCGCCGCCGCCACGGCAGGCGGTTTCTGCGGCCTGTTCGGCTACGGCAGTACGATCGTCTCGGGCTGGGGGATGGGTATACTGGTGCAGTACACCGACTGGAGCGTAGCGCTCTACACGCTGGTCGGCATGGCGCTTGTCGGCACGGCGGTCTTCGCCGCCGCATGGAAGGCCAAGCCGAACGGCTACGACGACTGA
- the glmS gene encoding glutamine--fructose-6-phosphate transaminase (isomerizing): MCGIVGYVGGREACPVLLKGLHRLEYRGYDSAGVAMVGKDGALNVYKCKGKVSDLEHFLEGKELGGSIGIAHTRWATHGVPNDVNAHPHYSESENIALIHNGIIENYRVLKDALEENGYTFRSSTDSEVLVNLIEYIRTTGGCTLLEAVQQALRQVVGAYAIAVIEKGNRDEIIAARQSSPMAIGIGEGEFFLSSDAASVIEYTQDFVYVNDGEIAVINRHKPLKIVTLDNHEGRVDIKKLQMSISQLEKGGYPHFMLKEIYEQPKTIVDCIRGRISPDTYEVKLSGVIDNRGKFLAARRIVFVACGTSWHAALIGEHLIENICRIPVEVEYASEFRYRNPIINADDIVIAVSQSGETADTLAAVELARKAGAFVFGICNVVGSSIARATDSGAYIHVGPEIGVASTKAFTGQVTVMVMLALAVGREKGTVTEEYYREVAKGLLELPAVLEDVLGLGDQIADLSKIFTYAHNFIYLGRGYNYPTALEGALKLKEISYIHAEGYPAAEMKHGAIALIDNEMPTVAIATPDNTYEKTASNIEEIRARGGKIIAVIARDDTHVRRSADYTIEVPVVTDCLMPIVVSVPLQLLAYYIAVNKGRNVDQPRNLAKSVTVE, from the coding sequence ATGTGTGGGATTGTAGGATATGTCGGGGGGCGCGAGGCCTGCCCGGTTCTGTTGAAGGGTTTGCACCGGCTCGAATACCGCGGATACGACAGCGCGGGGGTCGCCATGGTTGGCAAGGACGGTGCGCTCAACGTATACAAGTGTAAGGGCAAGGTCTCCGACCTGGAGCATTTCCTCGAGGGCAAGGAGCTGGGCGGTAGCATCGGCATCGCGCATACGCGCTGGGCGACGCACGGCGTGCCGAACGACGTGAATGCCCATCCGCACTACTCCGAATCGGAGAACATCGCACTGATACACAACGGTATCATCGAGAATTACCGGGTGCTCAAGGACGCGCTCGAGGAGAACGGCTACACGTTCCGCAGCAGCACCGATTCCGAGGTGCTCGTGAACCTGATCGAGTACATCCGCACCACGGGCGGCTGCACGCTGCTCGAAGCCGTGCAGCAGGCCCTGCGGCAGGTCGTAGGCGCCTATGCCATCGCCGTGATCGAGAAGGGCAACCGCGACGAGATCATCGCCGCGCGCCAGAGCAGCCCGATGGCCATCGGCATCGGCGAGGGGGAATTTTTCCTCAGCTCGGACGCCGCTTCGGTCATCGAATACACGCAGGATTTCGTCTATGTGAACGACGGCGAGATTGCCGTCATCAACCGCCATAAGCCCCTCAAGATCGTCACGCTCGACAACCACGAGGGCCGGGTCGATATCAAGAAGCTGCAGATGAGCATCTCGCAGCTGGAAAAGGGCGGCTATCCGCATTTCATGCTCAAGGAGATATACGAGCAGCCCAAGACCATCGTAGACTGTATCCGCGGGCGCATAAGCCCCGACACGTACGAGGTGAAGCTGTCGGGCGTGATTGACAACCGCGGGAAATTCCTCGCGGCCCGCCGCATCGTATTCGTGGCGTGCGGGACATCGTGGCATGCGGCGCTGATCGGCGAGCACCTGATCGAGAATATATGCCGGATCCCCGTGGAGGTGGAGTATGCTTCGGAATTCCGCTACCGCAACCCGATCATCAATGCCGACGACATCGTGATCGCCGTGTCGCAGTCGGGCGAGACGGCCGACACGCTGGCCGCCGTGGAGTTGGCCCGCAAGGCCGGGGCTTTCGTCTTCGGCATCTGCAACGTCGTGGGATCGTCCATCGCCCGGGCGACCGACTCGGGGGCATACATCCATGTGGGGCCCGAGATCGGCGTGGCTTCGACCAAGGCCTTCACGGGGCAGGTGACCGTCATGGTGATGCTGGCGCTGGCCGTAGGCCGCGAAAAGGGCACCGTGACGGAAGAGTATTACCGCGAAGTGGCGAAGGGACTGCTGGAACTGCCCGCCGTGCTGGAGGACGTGCTCGGGCTGGGCGACCAGATCGCCGACCTCTCGAAGATATTTACCTATGCGCACAACTTCATCTACCTGGGGCGCGGTTACAACTACCCCACGGCGCTCGAGGGGGCGCTCAAATTGAAGGAGATCTCCTATATCCACGCCGAGGGCTACCCCGCCGCCGAGATGAAACACGGCGCCATCGCGCTTATCGACAACGAGATGCCGACCGTGGCGATCGCCACGCCGGACAACACCTACGAGAAAACGGCCAGCAACATCGAGGAGATCCGCGCCCGGGGCGGCAAGATCATCGCCGTGATCGCCCGCGACGACACGCATGTGCGCCGCAGTGCCGACTATACGATCGAGGTGCCGGTGGTCACCGACTGCCTGATGCCGATCGTCGTGTCGGTGCCGTTGCAGCTGCTGGCATATTACATCGCCGTCAACAAGGGCCGCAACGTCGACCAGCCGCGCAACCTGGCCAAGTCGGTGACGGTGGAATAA
- a CDS encoding inositol monophosphatase family protein, which produces MYDEFLNFIFPLAKGAGEIQLAYFRGDDLGIETKSNAYDVVTRADKESEAYIVQAILGRYPGHGILGEEGGVMGTEGSDYRWVIDPLDGTTNYSQGLPIFSVSIALQHQGETVVGVVYAPYLGELFWASKGGGAYMKSRSGEVKRLQVSAKQTLATSVLATGFPYDKDVDPDNNSDNVARIVPYVRDIRRLGSAAYDLSCIAAGLLDGYWELDLHEWDVCAANLIVREAGGVVCDFRRNRGVSQAAGNEVLVGEMLKYIR; this is translated from the coding sequence ATGTACGACGAATTCCTGAATTTCATCTTCCCGCTCGCAAAGGGGGCCGGGGAGATACAACTCGCCTATTTTCGGGGCGACGATCTGGGGATAGAGACCAAATCGAACGCGTATGACGTGGTGACGCGGGCCGACAAGGAGAGCGAAGCCTACATCGTGCAGGCGATCCTCGGGCGCTATCCCGGTCACGGGATTCTGGGCGAAGAAGGCGGCGTAATGGGCACGGAGGGGAGCGATTACCGCTGGGTGATAGACCCGCTCGACGGCACGACCAATTACAGCCAGGGGCTGCCGATCTTCTCGGTGTCGATCGCACTCCAGCACCAGGGGGAAACCGTCGTCGGGGTGGTCTATGCACCCTACCTGGGGGAGCTGTTCTGGGCGTCGAAAGGCGGCGGGGCTTACATGAAGAGCCGCTCAGGCGAGGTGAAGCGGCTGCAAGTCTCCGCCAAGCAGACCCTCGCCACGTCGGTGCTCGCCACGGGCTTCCCTTACGACAAGGATGTCGATCCGGACAACAACAGCGACAACGTCGCGCGGATCGTACCCTATGTGCGCGACATACGGCGGCTGGGATCGGCGGCCTATGACCTGAGCTGCATCGCGGCGGGGCTGCTGGACGGCTATTGGGAGCTGGATTTGCACGAGTGGGACGTTTGTGCCGCGAATCTGATCGTGCGGGAAGCCGGGGGCGTCGTCTGCGATTTCAGGCGCAACCGCGGCGTCTCGCAGGCCGCGGGCAACGAGGTGCTCGTCGGGGAGATGCTCAAATATATCCGATAG
- a CDS encoding dipeptidase, which yields MDKVKSYIEANKERFISELFDLLRIPSISAQSEHKPDMTRCAEWLAAALAKAGADRTEVFPTEGNPVVYAEKIVDPKAKTVLVYGHYDVMPVDPRGEWRTEPFEPVIKDGRIWGRGADDDKGQLWMHAKAFEAMCATESLPCNVKFMLEGEEEIGSPSLYKFCEQNKKMLKADIILVSDTSMISMQTPSITCGLRGLAYMEVEVTGPDKDLHSGLFGGAVANPANVLTRLVAQLVDKDGRVTIPGFYDDVRELTPAERKAFNKAPFSLAGYKKSLSIGDVEGEAGYTTLERTGVRPSLDVNGIWGGYTEEGTKTVIPSKASAKISMRLVPNQDYRKISRLFEKYFRSIAPKSVKVKVKSLHGGMPYVAPTDMPAYKAAQKAIAETFGKKPLPFYSGGSIPIISGFESILGIKSLLIGFGLAEDAIHSPNESYGLEQFDRGVETIPLFYKYFAAEK from the coding sequence ATGGATAAAGTAAAAAGTTATATAGAAGCCAATAAAGAACGGTTTATCAGCGAGTTGTTCGACTTGCTCCGCATTCCTTCGATCAGTGCCCAGAGCGAGCATAAGCCCGACATGACACGGTGCGCCGAATGGCTGGCCGCGGCGCTCGCAAAGGCGGGCGCCGACCGCACCGAGGTCTTCCCGACGGAGGGCAACCCGGTCGTTTACGCCGAGAAGATTGTCGATCCCAAGGCCAAGACCGTATTGGTTTACGGCCACTACGACGTGATGCCCGTAGACCCGCGCGGGGAGTGGCGCACGGAGCCTTTCGAGCCGGTCATCAAGGACGGCCGTATCTGGGGGCGCGGTGCCGACGACGACAAGGGGCAGCTGTGGATGCACGCCAAGGCATTCGAGGCGATGTGCGCCACGGAGAGCCTGCCCTGCAACGTGAAATTCATGCTCGAAGGCGAGGAGGAGATCGGCTCGCCGAGCCTCTACAAGTTCTGCGAACAGAACAAAAAAATGCTCAAGGCGGATATAATATTGGTGTCGGACACCTCGATGATCTCGATGCAGACCCCGTCGATCACCTGCGGCCTGCGCGGGCTGGCCTATATGGAGGTCGAGGTGACGGGCCCCGACAAAGACCTCCACTCGGGGCTGTTCGGCGGCGCCGTGGCCAACCCGGCCAACGTATTGACGCGCCTCGTGGCACAGCTCGTGGACAAGGACGGCCGCGTGACGATCCCCGGGTTCTACGACGACGTGCGCGAACTGACGCCTGCCGAGCGCAAGGCGTTCAACAAGGCCCCGTTCAGCCTCGCGGGCTATAAGAAATCGTTGTCGATCGGCGACGTGGAGGGTGAAGCGGGCTATACGACGCTGGAACGCACCGGCGTACGCCCGTCGCTCGACGTCAACGGCATCTGGGGCGGCTACACCGAGGAGGGAACCAAGACGGTGATCCCGTCGAAGGCCTCGGCCAAGATTTCGATGCGCCTGGTGCCGAACCAGGACTACCGCAAGATCAGCAGGCTGTTCGAAAAATATTTCAGGTCGATAGCGCCCAAGAGCGTGAAGGTCAAAGTGAAATCGCTGCACGGCGGCATGCCCTACGTGGCACCGACCGACATGCCGGCCTACAAGGCCGCTCAGAAGGCCATCGCCGAGACCTTCGGCAAGAAACCCCTGCCCTTCTATTCGGGCGGTTCGATCCCGATCATCAGCGGGTTCGAGTCGATCCTGGGCATCAAGTCGCTGCTCATCGGCTTCGGGCTCGCGGAGGATGCGATCCACTCGCCCAACGAGAGCTACGGGCTGGAGCAGTTCGACCGGGGCGTGGAGACCATCCCGCTGTTTTACAAGTATTTCGCAGCGGAGAAATAG